From Anopheles funestus chromosome 3RL, idAnoFuneDA-416_04, whole genome shotgun sequence, a single genomic window includes:
- the LOC125770300 gene encoding uncharacterized protein LOC125770300 — MSKWINKRKVSIINLQVPPKSIATLPTGGEIEFEQLFHFAFKCFRLFALTPGQMVKQRDRYVVRNTRWMMLIVLLLVIGAWFALVETFFIKSQTALITGIANHIQFIMNTVALTAAWIVPQFKPNELSSILDGFLIIDRELSNYNVHDADGSKRVPFLLRFGVVLTTLFSFALYDGYVSFVKLSTIEVWYWLSHQVPFIIYALAFLYAYVLISWLHARFRRLNTLVEQYYRQGHIFTPKRQTIISFATMIKLDEETPENEDIHPAERCEMTDDLQILAIVSRTIDLGQKLESYFGPLFLTVYTALFSVTTIQTYYCYLHLTKVDQGMTVESFILSGGIILFNVIAIVALPYICEQVESESKLLMSYLSKLSMKHGQVAQHSSIWFPNLISSVRFSAFGFFTINYNMLSGLVAGMVTYLIIFIQFNSMVPSNLNDIHQTRMHQISED, encoded by the exons ATGTCGAAGTGGATTAATAAGCGAAAGGTGTCCATCATTAACCTTCAGGTACCGCCCAAATCGATCGCAACATTACCGACGGGAGGTGAGATCGAATTCGAGCAACTGTTCCATTTCGCGTTCAAGTGCTTTCGACTGTTTGCCCTAACGCCCGGTCAGATGGTGAAGCAAAGGGATCGGTACGTTGTGCGCAATACACGCTGGATGATGTTGATCGTGCTGCTGCTCGTGATCGGGGCTTGGTTTGCGCTGGTCGAAACATTCTTCATCAAAAGCCAGACGGCATTGATTACCGGAATTGCTAACCACATCCAGTTTATCATGAATACCGTCGCCTTAACGGCCGCTTGGATCGTTCCGCAGTTTAAACCGAACGAACTGAGCTCGATTCTGGACGGATTTCTAATAATCGATCGTGAGCTGAGCAATTACAACGTGCACGATGCGGATGGAAGCAAACGTGTGCCGTTTCTGTTGCGTTTCGGCGTGGTTCTAACGACTCTGTTTTCATTCGCGCTCTATGACGGGTATGTATCGTTCGTAAAGCTTTCCACGATTGAAGTGTGGTACTGGCTGTCCCATCAAGTACCGTTCATAATCTACGCACTGGCATTTCTGTATGCGTACGTTCTCATCTCCTGGCTGCATGCAAGGTTTCGCCGTCTAAATACGCTCGTGGAACAATACTATCGTCAGGGGCATATCTTTACGCCCAAACGTCAAACTATTATTAGCTTTGCGACCATGATTAAGCTAGACGAGGAAACGCCCGAAAACGAAGATATCCATCCTGCGGAACGTTGCGAAATGACCGACGACTTGCAGATACTCGCGATCGTATCGCGTACAATCGATCTTGGGCAGAAACTTGAATCCTACTTTGGACCACTATTTCTCACCGTTTACACAGCGCTCTTTTCGGTGACAACGATTCAAACGTACTACTGCTATCTACATCTGACCAAAGTCGATCAAGGTATGACGGTTGAATCGTTCATCCTTTCCGGTGGCATCATCCTGTTCAATGTAATCGCAATCGTTGCCCTGCCGTACATCTGCGAGCAGGTGGAAAGTGAGTCAAAGCTGCTGATGTCCTACCTTTCCAAACTATCGATGAAGCACGGTCAGGTTGCGCAACATTCCTCCATCTGGTTCCCGAATCTAATCTCAAGCGTTCGCTTTTCGGCATTCGGTTTCTTTACTATTAACTACAACATGCTATCGGGG CTCGTAGCCGGTATGGTGACGTATCTGATCATTTTCATCCAATTCAATTCCATGGTACCGAGCAATTTGAACGACATACACCAGACCCGCATGCATCAAATATCCGAGGATTGA